One window from the genome of Malacoplasma penetrans HF-2 encodes:
- a CDS encoding DDE-type integrase/transposase/recombinase, which yields MKKINKIRMIDKIKELLKNQQVVNIKALSRDLQIDRKTVRKYLRILSNNPELKSCDFKRKYKKPSKNFLSQIEHIIEERIESYKEKTNGTKPSIFSIYEHLLDYLPSKLEISKTEFKNKISYSTFKSFLKENYDYSSRAITPPKKIIKETYPGKILEIDWAENIVIHTKEDGKLKINILVTKFSYSRYMKLFVSYEKSSQTVLKFLVSALAEFQGSPLYLVCDNMKSIISKNQNYLNKKPILEKHWNDFERDFGIEIIPCDPASPEQKAKVESAVRIAKKIKAWTGVIENKNHLIEIVKNIESKYNNSENGVGFKPIQSFLKQELHTLQPLPNKKIIEGYLNSKETRMVKNDYKIAFLSNFYYLPPLYLNEYVQIYQDDSNVYIEHNGTIIATYENSLKVAKHSFTTTEIHSEILKYEFLKRGDNISEEVIRKMAKETVESLDLQYKLKVFNQKNQET from the coding sequence ATGAAAAAAATTAACAAAATAAGAATGATAGATAAAATTAAAGAATTGTTAAAAAATCAACAAGTAGTAAACATTAAGGCTTTATCTAGAGATTTACAAATAGACAGAAAAACTGTTAGGAAGTATTTAAGAATTTTAAGTAATAACCCAGAATTAAAATCTTGTGACTTCAAAAGAAAATATAAAAAACCATCTAAGAATTTTTTATCACAAATTGAACATATTATAGAAGAGAGAATTGAATCTTATAAAGAAAAAACCAATGGAACTAAACCATCAATATTTTCAATTTATGAACATCTCTTGGATTACTTACCTTCAAAGCTTGAAATATCTAAAACTGAATTTAAAAATAAAATTTCCTATTCTACTTTTAAATCATTTTTAAAAGAAAATTATGATTATTCTTCAAGAGCTATTACTCCTCCAAAAAAAATAATAAAGGAAACCTATCCTGGAAAAATTTTGGAAATAGACTGGGCTGAAAATATTGTCATTCATACAAAGGAAGATGGAAAGTTAAAAATTAATATTTTGGTTACAAAGTTCTCGTATTCTAGATATATGAAGTTATTTGTTTCTTATGAAAAGAGTTCTCAAACTGTATTGAAGTTTTTAGTCTCTGCATTGGCAGAATTCCAAGGCAGCCCTCTTTATTTAGTTTGCGACAACATGAAATCTATTATTTCTAAAAACCAAAACTATTTAAACAAAAAGCCAATTTTAGAAAAACATTGAAATGATTTTGAAAGAGATTTTGGTATAGAGATTATTCCATGTGATCCAGCTTCACCAGAACAAAAAGCTAAGGTTGAAAGTGCTGTAAGAATTGCAAAAAAAATAAAAGCTTGAACTGGAGTAATTGAAAACAAAAATCACTTAATAGAAATTGTTAAAAACATAGAATCTAAATACAACAACAGTGAGAATGGTGTGGGGTTTAAACCAATTCAATCTTTTTTAAAACAAGAATTGCATACACTTCAACCTTTACCTAACAAAAAAATTATTGAAGGTTATTTAAATTCAAAAGAAACAAGAATGGTAAAAAATGACTATAAAATAGCATTTTTAAGCAATTTTTACTACTTACCACCTTTATATCTAAATGAATATGTGCAAATATATCAAGATGATTCTAATGTCTACATAGAACATAATGGAACAATAATTGCAACATATGAAAACAGTTTAAAAGTAGCTAAGCATTCTTTTACTACAACAGAAATTCATTCAGAAATTTTAAAGTATGAATTTTTAAAAAGAGGTGACAATATTTCAGAAGAAGTCATTAGGAAAATGGCAAAAGAAACTGTTGAGTCATTAGACTTGCAGTATAAACTAAAAGTTTTTAATCAGAAAAATCAGGAGACCTAA